The following coding sequences lie in one Synechococcus sp. PCC 7336 genomic window:
- a CDS encoding putative Ig domain-containing protein, translating into MAIDPATGLLSWDPTVLDIGTFSVSVGVVDAGGLGGAQQYTLTVLPNNAPVILSAPVTQAAAGQIYRYDLRAADPDGDAVQFELLQAPDGLTIDGLGRIRWEPDAADAGNATVEVRVTDGRGGIATQLFELTVAVDDIVPTVDVFPSLRPVGVGESVTLFATAADNVGVESLSLTVNGVAVPLDLNGFYTFVPEVAGDLVAIATATDAAGNSSQAETILQVLDFSDAEAPVIDLPDLSDLIITAPTDIIGTVSDDNLQFYTLSVAPIGTENFQEIFRGTTPVVDGVLGSFDPTLLQNDAYTLRLEAVDAGGNSISVDRTVNVAGDLKLGNFQLSFTDLEIPIAGIPITITRTYDTLTSNISDDFGFGWRLEFRDTNLQTSLGRDEVFEQFGIRTQAFDERTRVYITLPGGQRQAFTFAPTIDPISAFFPSLVLSIRHKSMESLL; encoded by the coding sequence ATGGCGATCGATCCGGCCACCGGACTCTTGAGTTGGGACCCAACTGTTTTAGATATCGGCACGTTTAGCGTGTCGGTGGGGGTGGTGGACGCTGGCGGTTTGGGTGGAGCTCAGCAATATACGCTGACGGTGCTGCCCAACAATGCTCCGGTGATTCTTTCCGCTCCAGTGACGCAAGCGGCGGCAGGACAGATCTATCGTTACGACCTGCGAGCAGCAGACCCCGATGGAGATGCAGTTCAGTTTGAGTTGCTGCAGGCACCAGATGGTCTGACGATTGATGGGTTGGGTCGCATTCGCTGGGAGCCTGATGCGGCCGATGCCGGTAACGCGACGGTGGAAGTTCGGGTGACGGACGGGCGCGGCGGGATTGCCACGCAGCTTTTCGAGCTGACGGTGGCGGTGGACGATATTGTGCCGACGGTGGATGTGTTCCCCAGTCTTCGTCCGGTGGGAGTTGGGGAGAGTGTGACGCTGTTTGCGACTGCTGCGGACAATGTGGGGGTAGAATCGCTCAGTTTGACGGTGAATGGGGTGGCGGTGCCTCTGGATTTGAATGGGTTCTATACGTTTGTGCCAGAGGTGGCAGGGGATTTGGTGGCGATCGCCACGGCCACTGATGCGGCGGGGAATAGTTCTCAGGCGGAGACGATTTTGCAGGTGCTCGACTTTAGCGATGCGGAAGCGCCTGTCATCGATCTGCCAGACTTGTCAGATTTAATAATCACCGCGCCCACCGACATTATCGGTACGGTGAGTGACGACAATTTGCAGTTCTACACGCTCTCGGTTGCCCCCATTGGCACTGAGAACTTCCAGGAAATCTTCCGAGGGACGACCCCAGTGGTGGATGGAGTGTTGGGGAGTTTTGACCCGACTTTGTTGCAGAACGATGCTTACACATTGCGATTGGAGGCAGTTGATGCGGGAGGTAATTCTATTTCAGTCGATCGCACCGTCAACGTCGCGGGCGATCTGAAGCTCGGAAACTTCCAGCTATCCTTTACGGATTTAGAGATCCCCATTGCAGGGATACCCATTACTATCACTCGGACCTACGACACCCTGACTTCCAATATTAGTGATGACTTCGGCTTTGGTTGGCGACTGGAATTCCGCGACACCAACCTGCAGACCAGTCTGGGCCGAGACGAAGTATTCGAGCAATTCGGCATCCGAACACAAGCCTTTGACGAACGCACCCGTGTTTACATCACATTGCCGGGCGGTCAGAGACAAGCTTTCACCTTTGCACCTACAATCGATCCCATCTCTGCATTCTTCCCCTCCCTAGTGCTATCCATTAGGCACAAGTCGATGGAGAGCTTACTGTGA